In a single window of the Desulfovibrio mangrovi genome:
- the rpiB gene encoding ribose 5-phosphate isomerase B, with protein MTKTVCIGSDHAGFALKEVLTSYLSGLGYTVEDLGPAAATSCDYPVFAQKVCEKVLNDNIFGILVCGTGIGMSMAANRHEGIRAALCTNEFHARATRQHNNANVLCLGERVTGPGVAMELARIFIETPFEGGRHQRRIDLFDAK; from the coding sequence ATGACCAAGACAGTCTGCATCGGTTCCGACCACGCCGGTTTCGCCCTGAAGGAAGTTCTCACCTCCTACCTGAGCGGCCTTGGCTATACTGTTGAAGATCTCGGCCCTGCGGCCGCTACCAGCTGCGATTACCCCGTCTTCGCACAGAAGGTATGCGAAAAGGTGCTGAACGATAATATTTTCGGCATCCTCGTCTGCGGCACCGGCATCGGCATGTCCATGGCGGCAAACCGCCATGAGGGCATCCGCGCCGCGCTGTGCACCAATGAATTTCACGCCCGCGCCACTCGCCAGCACAACAATGCCAACGTTCTGTGCCTTGGCGAGCGTGTAACCGGCCCCGGCGTAGCCATGGAACTGGCGCGCATTTTCATTGAAACTCCTTTCGAGGGCGGAAGGCATCAGCGCCGTATCGACCTCTTTGACGCCAAGTAA
- a CDS encoding tetratricopeptide repeat protein, with the protein MSSASTAQRDSIFLHSPGHVARVAILIFACIFLAACAKQQPVQAPEKPASYPMTPEAAKVYYYLVLAEAAKTNDLRMGSEAIRQLLALNPVASVYVDAARFYTQRKESVLARDIVKRGLEAYPEHFELTMLLAETYLNEKRVDESIGILKDFIAKHPEDGAARQQLGQLLLSNNLFQEAADLLRQKSPVRNTPVTRYYLARAYVQLKKYKDAQAELKKAVQSEPEFVEAWAELAYVYELMKDYVAAEKTYEHILELGETSQEVWLRLIALNLKLNHPEKALTIAKEGPEDMGFVLQAATLFIDESFPEQARELLEPLAEMPSPPSEVFFHLALIAFNTDKDLPRAIELLENIPDHDRLWGKSVRFRTHMLFELKRYDEALELLEQGIKADPSEREFWDMRIDLLASLKRFDEAHAALDKALKRWPNDTELLFTRGSVYDLAGEREHALELMEQVITHDPEHPEALNYVGYSLADKGVDLDRALVLIESALKLEPEKAFIIDSLAWVHFKLGNLEQAWDAINRTIALGAKDPIIWEHYGDIAKAMGRKTDARKGYREALKLNPSNPDQLKKKLQGL; encoded by the coding sequence ATGTCCTCCGCCTCAACAGCACAACGCGACAGCATTTTTCTCCATTCGCCGGGCCATGTTGCCCGCGTGGCCATTCTCATTTTCGCCTGCATTTTTCTGGCAGCCTGCGCAAAGCAACAGCCCGTTCAGGCTCCGGAAAAGCCAGCCAGCTACCCCATGACCCCTGAAGCGGCCAAGGTATACTATTACCTTGTACTCGCGGAAGCAGCCAAAACCAACGACTTGCGCATGGGCTCAGAAGCCATACGGCAACTGCTTGCGCTGAACCCCGTGGCGTCAGTCTATGTCGATGCCGCCCGCTTCTACACCCAGCGCAAGGAAAGTGTCCTTGCGCGCGATATCGTGAAGCGCGGACTGGAGGCATATCCGGAGCATTTCGAGCTGACCATGTTGCTTGCCGAGACCTATCTCAACGAAAAGCGCGTTGACGAGAGCATCGGCATCCTCAAGGACTTCATTGCCAAGCATCCGGAAGACGGCGCTGCCCGCCAGCAGCTCGGCCAGCTTCTGCTCTCCAACAACCTGTTTCAGGAAGCCGCAGACCTGCTTCGCCAGAAATCGCCTGTCAGAAACACCCCGGTTACGCGCTACTACCTTGCCAGAGCCTATGTTCAGCTCAAGAAGTACAAGGACGCTCAGGCGGAACTGAAAAAGGCGGTCCAGTCCGAGCCCGAATTCGTGGAGGCCTGGGCAGAGCTGGCCTATGTCTATGAGCTGATGAAGGATTACGTGGCAGCGGAAAAGACCTACGAGCATATTCTCGAACTGGGAGAAACAAGTCAGGAAGTCTGGCTCAGACTCATTGCGCTGAACCTCAAGCTCAATCATCCGGAAAAGGCGCTGACCATCGCCAAGGAAGGCCCTGAGGACATGGGCTTTGTGCTGCAGGCGGCGACCTTGTTCATTGACGAGAGCTTTCCGGAACAGGCCCGAGAGCTTCTGGAACCTCTGGCCGAAATGCCCTCCCCTCCTTCCGAGGTCTTCTTCCATCTCGCGCTTATCGCCTTCAATACGGACAAAGACCTTCCCCGCGCCATCGAGCTGCTTGAAAACATCCCCGACCATGACCGGCTGTGGGGCAAAAGCGTCCGCTTCCGTACCCACATGCTCTTTGAGCTCAAGCGCTATGACGAAGCGCTGGAGCTGCTCGAACAGGGCATCAAGGCCGACCCCTCGGAGCGAGAATTCTGGGATATGCGGATCGACCTGCTGGCAAGCCTGAAGCGTTTTGATGAAGCCCACGCGGCACTCGACAAGGCTCTCAAACGTTGGCCCAACGATACGGAACTGCTGTTCACCAGAGGTTCGGTGTACGATCTCGCAGGAGAAAGGGAACACGCGCTGGAACTCATGGAACAGGTCATTACCCACGACCCCGAACATCCGGAAGCCCTCAACTATGTAGGCTATTCGCTGGCGGACAAGGGCGTGGACCTTGACCGTGCGCTGGTTCTCATCGAGTCCGCGCTCAAGCTTGAGCCGGAAAAGGCCTTCATCATCGACTCCCTCGCATGGGTGCATTTCAAGCTCGGCAATCTTGAGCAAGCATGGGACGCCATCAACCGCACCATCGCCCTTGGCGCCAAGGACCCCATCATATGGGAACACTACGGCGATATTGCCAAGGCCATGGGCCGCAAGACGGACGCGCGAAAGGGCTACCGCGAAGCCCTGAAGCTCAACCCCAGCAATCCGGATCAACTGAAAAAGAAGCTTCAGGGATTATAG
- the pth gene encoding aminoacyl-tRNA hydrolase, with protein MQAAGLIVGLGNPGKEYENTRHNLGFMAVDHLMDDARRFNPDAVSPLSTGKKKYLLWKCMPGGLRSTWLVAKPQTYMNLSGEAVAHICGFYNLDPEQVLVVHDELDLPLGRMRFKTGGGLAGHNGLKSIAQHLGTKDFHRLRLGIGKPDHPNTAGFVLSRFSGEEVRIVEQVLDGALKGMLTFAEKGASEAIHVVNAFDASPNS; from the coding sequence ATGCAAGCCGCAGGTCTTATCGTCGGTCTGGGCAACCCAGGCAAGGAATACGAAAACACCCGCCACAATCTCGGCTTCATGGCCGTTGACCACCTCATGGATGACGCGCGCAGATTCAATCCGGATGCGGTTTCTCCCCTTTCAACCGGCAAGAAGAAGTACCTGCTCTGGAAATGCATGCCCGGTGGGCTGCGCAGCACATGGCTGGTAGCCAAGCCACAGACATACATGAACCTTTCCGGTGAAGCCGTGGCTCATATATGCGGCTTCTACAATCTCGATCCGGAACAGGTTCTGGTTGTGCATGACGAGCTTGATTTACCGCTCGGCCGAATGCGCTTCAAGACCGGCGGAGGGCTTGCCGGCCACAATGGCCTCAAGTCCATTGCCCAGCATCTGGGAACCAAGGATTTTCACCGGCTTCGCCTTGGCATCGGCAAGCCGGATCATCCCAATACTGCGGGCTTTGTTCTCAGCCGTTTTTCCGGTGAGGAAGTACGCATCGTGGAGCAGGTGCTGGATGGAGCTCTGAAGGGTATGCTCACCTTTGCAGAGAAGGGAGCTTCCGAAGCCATACATGTAGTGAACGCCTTTGATGCCTCCCCAAATAGTTAG
- a CDS encoding M48 family metallopeptidase — protein MKSKRALACSRCHRTPLRWQRILIQLLVLVTVTLAPLHASRADISELFGDFTLKDELELGRKFSVLIKSRMPLIEDPEVVAYINDIIVRLQTDMKPQPYKFEANVILDNSMNAFAVPGGYLFVHTGLLLELENESELAGILGHELAHITQQHIAGRIAKAKKTQVMGLAGALAGMFIGGPNTSAGLAVGSLAAAQSAMLNYSRQDERESDQVGLIYLVGGGFPPQGMVGGFEAIRKKQWQMGGTLPAYLSTHPDVDERIRSLSDRIQALPADVRIQTENNDRFNRIKALIRARYTDPKIALRHFEINDAPQNCINIMGRGIALARLNRITDAADSFDHALACGSKDFLINREAGSFHYMKGDPDRASKLLQKAILLNPRDYMAFFYYARLLGDRGDIQGASKYFDELLLHLPEDPEIHYYYGRMLGENKLLFKGYLHLAYSSLYKNNKKKTEYHYGLAKKNARTPAEQEQLERFEMKHKERAEFWDKN, from the coding sequence ATGAAAAGCAAAAGGGCTTTAGCCTGTTCCCGTTGCCACCGGACACCGCTCCGGTGGCAACGGATACTGATCCAGCTTCTCGTGCTGGTTACGGTGACCCTCGCCCCCCTGCATGCCAGCCGTGCAGACATCTCCGAACTGTTCGGCGATTTTACGCTGAAGGACGAGCTTGAACTGGGACGCAAATTCAGCGTTCTCATCAAGTCGCGCATGCCCCTCATTGAAGATCCCGAAGTAGTCGCCTACATCAACGACATCATCGTGCGGCTGCAGACCGACATGAAACCGCAGCCCTACAAGTTCGAGGCAAATGTCATTCTGGACAATTCCATGAATGCCTTTGCCGTTCCGGGCGGCTACCTGTTCGTGCACACCGGCCTGCTGCTTGAATTGGAAAACGAGTCCGAACTTGCAGGTATTCTGGGCCACGAACTGGCGCACATAACCCAGCAGCACATCGCAGGGCGTATCGCCAAGGCAAAAAAGACGCAGGTAATGGGACTTGCCGGTGCTCTGGCAGGAATGTTCATCGGTGGCCCCAATACAAGCGCAGGTCTTGCCGTGGGCTCCCTTGCCGCCGCTCAGAGCGCCATGCTCAACTACAGCCGGCAGGATGAACGCGAGTCGGACCAGGTGGGACTCATCTATCTTGTGGGAGGCGGCTTCCCGCCCCAAGGAATGGTCGGCGGCTTTGAGGCCATCCGTAAAAAGCAGTGGCAGATGGGTGGCACCCTGCCTGCCTATCTCAGCACTCACCCTGACGTGGACGAGCGCATTCGGTCGCTCAGCGACCGCATACAGGCTCTGCCTGCAGATGTTCGCATACAGACGGAGAACAACGATCGGTTCAACAGAATCAAGGCGCTCATACGCGCCCGTTACACCGATCCCAAAATCGCCCTGCGCCATTTTGAAATCAACGACGCACCGCAGAACTGCATCAATATAATGGGACGGGGCATCGCCCTTGCCCGCCTCAACCGCATCACGGATGCAGCTGACAGCTTTGACCACGCACTGGCCTGCGGCTCCAAAGACTTCCTCATCAACCGCGAGGCTGGCAGCTTCCACTATATGAAAGGCGATCCGGACAGAGCCTCCAAGTTGCTGCAAAAGGCCATTCTGCTGAACCCCAGAGATTACATGGCGTTTTTCTATTATGCCAGACTCCTGGGAGACCGCGGAGACATACAGGGAGCCTCCAAGTATTTTGACGAACTGCTCCTCCACCTCCCCGAGGATCCGGAAATCCATTATTACTACGGGCGAATGCTCGGCGAGAACAAGCTCCTGTTCAAAGGATACCTGCACCTCGCCTACAGCTCCCTGTACAAGAACAACAAGAAAAAGACCGAATACCACTACGGTCTGGCCAAAAAAAACGCCAGAACTCCTGCCGAACAGGAGCAGCTTGAGCGATTTGAAATGAAACACAAGGAGAGAGCGGAATTCTGGGATAAGAACTGA
- a CDS encoding 50S ribosomal protein L25 yields the protein MSERITYPVKKREGLGKGANRRLREEGLIPGIFYSTTGENIPVTTETLPFSKLFKSVGKTTVFNLDIEGESKPCMLWKVEMHPFKNRVQHIDFYGVDLEKEISVKVEVKLAGSSKGVKAGGRLEHYRNTVTITGKPELLPPFITVDITEMQIDSSVFASALQLPEGVRVVYDTDFVILRIVPGRAAATEEAAADTGKKKKK from the coding sequence ATGTCCGAAAGAATTACGTATCCCGTCAAAAAGCGTGAAGGTCTGGGCAAGGGCGCTAACCGCCGCCTGCGTGAAGAAGGCCTGATCCCCGGTATCTTCTACAGCACGACCGGTGAAAATATTCCTGTTACGACTGAAACCCTTCCCTTCTCCAAGCTCTTCAAGAGCGTTGGCAAGACCACCGTTTTCAACCTCGACATCGAAGGCGAATCCAAGCCCTGCATGCTGTGGAAGGTTGAAATGCACCCCTTCAAAAACCGCGTTCAGCACATCGACTTCTACGGTGTGGACCTTGAAAAGGAAATTTCCGTCAAGGTTGAAGTAAAGCTCGCAGGTTCCTCCAAGGGCGTTAAGGCTGGTGGCCGTCTGGAGCACTACCGTAACACCGTAACCATCACCGGCAAGCCCGAACTGCTGCCCCCCTTCATTACCGTGGACATCACGGAAATGCAGATCGACAGCTCCGTGTTCGCCTCTGCCCTGCAGCTGCCTGAGGGCGTTCGCGTTGTTTACGACACCGACTTCGTAATCCTTCGCATCGTTCCCGGCCGCGCTGCTGCTACCGAAGAAGCTGCTGCAGACACCGGCAAGAAGAAGAAAAAGTAA
- the hslV gene encoding ATP-dependent protease subunit HslV — protein MQLRGTTILAVKDANGVALAGDGQVTMGQSIVMKHTARKVRRIYKDRIIAGFAGATADAFTLFERFEAKLEEFRGNLVRASVEMAKDWRKDKYLRRLEAMLLVADADHILIISGTGDVIEPDDGLAAIGSGGAYALSAARALSRNTELGAEEICRKSMEIAGELCVFTNNNLTVETISR, from the coding sequence ATGCAGCTGAGAGGAACCACCATTCTCGCGGTCAAGGACGCCAACGGCGTTGCCTTGGCAGGTGACGGTCAGGTCACCATGGGACAGAGCATCGTCATGAAGCACACCGCCCGCAAGGTGCGCCGCATATATAAAGATCGCATCATCGCCGGTTTTGCCGGTGCAACCGCCGATGCGTTCACGCTGTTCGAACGCTTTGAAGCGAAGCTGGAAGAATTTCGGGGTAACCTTGTGCGCGCCAGCGTGGAAATGGCCAAGGACTGGCGAAAGGACAAGTACCTGCGCAGGCTGGAAGCCATGCTTCTGGTAGCCGATGCGGATCATATCCTTATTATCAGCGGCACGGGTGATGTCATTGAACCCGATGACGGCCTCGCGGCCATAGGCAGCGGTGGTGCATATGCCCTTTCCGCAGCACGGGCCCTTTCTCGCAACACGGAGCTCGGTGCTGAGGAAATCTGCAGAAAATCCATGGAGATCGCCGGAGAACTCTGCGTCTTCACCAACAACAACCTTACCGTTGAAACCATCTCGCGCTAG
- a CDS encoding sigma-70 family RNA polymerase sigma factor, with amino-acid sequence MTKKSASDKDATPKKYTEQDIEVLDEAEEEEEEESLDLDDDVIDLDDDESDDFTLDAALPAVSSSSAPGKSASRDSLHLYLREISKFPLLKPDEEFQLARKVQDEGDQDAAFRLVSSHLRLVVKIAMDFQRRWMQNVLDLVQEGNVGLMRAVHKFDPDKGIKFSYYASFWIKAYILKFIMDNWRLVKIGTTQAQRKLFYNLNKERQRLMSQGFVPDSAMLSERLNVSEEQIIEMEQRLDASDMSLDLPVGDDGSTATRMDFLPALGPGVEDMLANSELGTMLKEHIKTIEPKLNDKELEILHGRLLSEDPITLREIGEKYDITRERVRQIEARLLQKIRDHLFREIKDFSKDWINR; translated from the coding sequence ATGACTAAGAAAAGCGCATCCGACAAGGACGCCACCCCAAAGAAATATACCGAACAGGACATTGAAGTCCTGGACGAAGCCGAAGAGGAAGAGGAGGAGGAAAGTCTCGACCTTGACGACGACGTCATTGACCTTGATGACGACGAATCGGACGACTTTACTCTTGATGCTGCCCTTCCCGCCGTATCAAGCTCCTCCGCCCCGGGGAAATCCGCCAGCCGCGATTCTCTGCATCTCTACCTGCGCGAGATAAGCAAGTTCCCTCTGCTCAAGCCAGACGAAGAATTCCAGCTCGCCCGCAAAGTACAGGACGAAGGCGATCAGGACGCAGCCTTCCGTCTCGTTTCCTCCCATCTGAGACTGGTCGTGAAAATCGCCATGGATTTCCAGCGCCGCTGGATGCAGAATGTGCTCGACCTCGTACAGGAAGGCAACGTGGGCCTCATGCGTGCCGTGCACAAATTCGATCCCGACAAGGGCATCAAGTTCTCCTACTACGCCTCGTTCTGGATCAAGGCCTACATTCTCAAGTTCATCATGGACAACTGGCGGTTGGTGAAAATCGGCACCACACAGGCGCAGCGCAAGCTCTTCTACAACCTGAACAAGGAACGCCAGCGCCTCATGTCGCAAGGCTTCGTGCCGGATTCCGCCATGCTTTCCGAGCGTCTCAACGTTTCGGAAGAGCAAATTATCGAAATGGAGCAGCGCCTTGATGCCAGCGACATGTCGCTGGACCTGCCCGTGGGCGACGACGGTTCCACGGCCACGCGCATGGATTTTCTGCCCGCCCTCGGCCCCGGTGTTGAAGATATGCTTGCAAACAGCGAATTAGGCACTATGCTAAAGGAGCATATCAAGACCATAGAGCCGAAGCTCAATGACAAGGAACTGGAAATCCTGCACGGCAGACTGCTTTCAGAAGACCCGATAACCCTAAGGGAAATCGGCGAAAAGTACGATATCACCAGAGAACGTGTCCGCCAGATAGAAGCACGGCTTCTCCAGAAGATCCGAGACCACCTGTTCCGTGAGATCAAGGATTTTTCCAAGGATTGGATCAACCGCTAG
- the cysS gene encoding cysteine--tRNA ligase: MQLYNTLTRKKEEFVPAVPGKVNMYVCGITAYDLCHIGHARSAVVFDVLVRYLRSTGLDVTFARNFTDVDDKIINRANQEGLSSTEVAEKYIQTFYEDMDRLNVLRADIEPKCTEHIAEMIQLCEDLIAKGKAYSTPSGDVYFRVRSFPEYGKLSGRDVDEMRSGARIAPGEEKEDPLDFALWKSAKPGEPFWESPWGKGRPGWHIECSAMSEKHMPLPLDIHGGGLDLIFPHHENEIAQTEAATDNHMARYWVHNGFVQVDSEKMSKSLGNFKTIRDILENYLPETLRFFLLTKHYRSPIDFTFEVMDDAEKNLKRIYETKAQLAEELSRAKWSKAELPADITTEFAESLAAWHTAMADDMNTAAALGHVFTIVRLINRVTEDKNLRKSEGARTLFTQAQEAFDRWAGILGLFSLDAGAFLNDLKLCRAARKGIDPAKVEALIVQRQEARKAKDFALSDSLREELTNLGVDVRDTPAGAVWDVL; this comes from the coding sequence ATGCAACTGTACAATACGCTCACCCGCAAGAAGGAAGAATTCGTTCCTGCCGTTCCCGGTAAGGTCAACATGTATGTCTGCGGCATTACCGCCTACGACCTCTGCCATATCGGCCATGCCCGCTCAGCCGTAGTGTTCGACGTGCTCGTACGCTACCTGCGCAGCACCGGCCTTGATGTGACCTTTGCCCGCAACTTCACGGACGTGGATGACAAGATCATCAACCGCGCCAATCAGGAAGGCCTTTCCAGCACGGAAGTCGCCGAAAAATACATCCAGACCTTCTACGAGGACATGGACAGACTGAACGTGCTGCGCGCGGACATTGAACCCAAGTGCACCGAGCATATCGCCGAGATGATTCAGCTCTGCGAGGATCTCATCGCCAAGGGCAAGGCCTACTCCACCCCTTCCGGCGACGTATATTTCCGCGTCCGTTCCTTCCCCGAATACGGCAAGCTTTCCGGCCGCGATGTTGATGAGATGCGCTCCGGCGCACGCATCGCTCCCGGAGAAGAGAAGGAAGACCCGCTGGATTTTGCTCTGTGGAAGTCTGCCAAGCCCGGCGAACCCTTCTGGGAAAGCCCCTGGGGCAAAGGCCGTCCCGGCTGGCACATCGAGTGCTCCGCAATGAGCGAGAAGCACATGCCCCTGCCGCTGGACATTCACGGTGGCGGTCTTGACCTCATCTTCCCGCACCATGAAAACGAAATCGCCCAGACCGAAGCCGCCACGGACAACCACATGGCGCGCTACTGGGTGCATAACGGCTTCGTGCAGGTGGATTCCGAGAAGATGTCCAAGTCGCTCGGCAACTTCAAGACCATCCGTGACATTCTGGAAAACTATCTGCCGGAAACCCTGCGTTTCTTCCTGCTTACCAAGCATTACCGCAGCCCCATCGACTTTACCTTTGAAGTCATGGATGATGCGGAAAAGAACCTGAAGCGCATTTACGAAACCAAGGCCCAACTGGCCGAGGAGCTGAGTCGCGCCAAGTGGAGCAAGGCAGAGCTGCCCGCAGACATCACCACCGAATTCGCTGAAAGTCTGGCCGCATGGCATACCGCCATGGCCGACGACATGAACACGGCTGCGGCGCTCGGTCATGTTTTCACCATCGTGCGTCTCATCAACCGCGTGACTGAAGACAAGAACCTGCGCAAGTCCGAAGGGGCCCGCACCCTGTTCACTCAGGCGCAGGAGGCATTTGACCGGTGGGCTGGCATTCTCGGCCTGTTCTCGCTGGATGCAGGTGCCTTCCTCAACGATCTCAAACTGTGCAGAGCGGCACGCAAAGGCATTGACCCTGCCAAAGTGGAAGCTCTTATCGTGCAGCGACAGGAAGCCAGAAAGGCAAAGGATTTCGCCCTTTCAGACTCCCTGCGCGAAGAGCTGACCAACCTTGGCGTGGACGTGCGGGATACCCCCGCCGGTGCCGTATGGGACGTGCTCTAG
- a CDS encoding ribose-phosphate diphosphokinase produces the protein MHGDLKILTGSSNPELAKAICNHLGCQLTPAVCETFSDGEIRIEIGANVRGDDVFVVQSTCAPVNYNLMQLCLMLDALKRASVGRVTAVVPYYGYARQDRKVVPRAPISAKVVADFLTMAGMNRLVTVDLHAGQIQGFFNTPVDNLYAAPVILEYLRDIKDEIVMVSPDAGGVERARAFAKRLNAGLAIIDKRRDKPNQAQAMHVIGDVKGKVAIVVDDMIDTAGTMVAAANVLMENGAKEVMACATHPVLSGPAIDRLNNSAFSKVLVTDTVPLGDKLENCEKLKVLSIAGLLARSIHNIHTESSVSVLFV, from the coding sequence ATGCACGGCGACTTGAAGATACTCACTGGCTCTTCCAATCCGGAACTCGCAAAAGCCATCTGCAACCACCTTGGTTGCCAGCTCACCCCCGCTGTATGCGAAACCTTCAGCGACGGGGAAATCCGCATTGAAATCGGTGCAAATGTACGTGGCGACGACGTTTTTGTCGTTCAGTCCACCTGTGCGCCTGTCAACTACAACCTCATGCAGCTCTGCCTCATGCTCGACGCACTCAAGCGTGCCAGCGTAGGCCGCGTTACCGCAGTGGTTCCCTACTACGGCTACGCTCGACAGGACCGCAAAGTTGTACCCCGTGCACCCATCAGCGCAAAGGTCGTCGCAGACTTCCTTACCATGGCGGGCATGAACCGTCTGGTAACCGTTGACCTGCACGCCGGCCAGATTCAGGGCTTTTTCAACACCCCGGTAGACAACCTCTATGCCGCTCCGGTCATTCTTGAATACCTGCGCGACATCAAGGACGAAATCGTCATGGTTTCTCCCGATGCCGGCGGCGTAGAACGCGCCCGAGCCTTTGCAAAGCGCCTGAACGCAGGCCTTGCCATCATCGACAAGCGCCGCGACAAGCCCAATCAGGCTCAGGCAATGCATGTTATCGGTGATGTAAAGGGCAAGGTAGCCATCGTTGTCGACGACATGATCGACACCGCCGGCACCATGGTTGCCGCCGCAAATGTGCTCATGGAAAACGGCGCCAAGGAAGTCATGGCTTGTGCTACGCACCCCGTGCTCTCCGGCCCCGCCATTGATCGCCTCAACAATTCCGCCTTCTCCAAGGTGCTGGTTACCGACACCGTGCCGCTCGGCGACAAACTGGAGAACTGCGAAAAGCTGAAGGTGCTTTCCATTGCCGGTCTGCTGGCCCGTTCTATCCATAACATCCATACGGAATCTTCCGTTAGCGTACTGTTCGTCTAG
- a CDS encoding CarD family transcriptional regulator: MFTPDQLVVYPAQGVGKVERIERQTIGGAEAEFYIVRILSNNVTLMVPVRNAVNVGLRAVCSAEQGASILDSLADRSGFTGYTGQNWNRRYREYSEKLKSGELADVAYVLKELLLIGKDKELSFGERRLLEQAMGLITLELAHALGKKQQDVQTEIEEMFADVLAVQEKS, from the coding sequence TTGTTCACCCCGGATCAATTAGTGGTGTACCCTGCACAAGGTGTAGGCAAAGTGGAACGCATCGAACGGCAGACCATTGGTGGGGCCGAGGCAGAGTTCTACATTGTCCGCATTTTGAGCAACAATGTCACCCTCATGGTGCCGGTCAGGAATGCCGTCAACGTCGGTCTCCGCGCCGTATGCTCTGCCGAACAGGGCGCCAGCATTCTTGATAGCCTTGCAGACCGTTCCGGTTTCACCGGCTACACAGGCCAGAACTGGAACAGACGCTATCGCGAGTATTCTGAAAAGCTCAAAAGCGGCGAGCTTGCCGATGTCGCGTACGTGCTCAAGGAGCTCCTGCTCATCGGTAAGGATAAAGAACTTTCCTTTGGCGAACGCCGCCTGCTTGAGCAGGCCATGGGCCTGATTACGCTTGAACTGGCTCATGCTCTGGGTAAAAAGCAGCAGGATGTGCAAACGGAAATCGAAGAAATGTTTGCTGATGTCCTTGCCGTCCAGGAAAAAAGTTAG
- the ispE gene encoding 4-(cytidine 5'-diphospho)-2-C-methyl-D-erythritol kinase: MTDSASLPQDTQSATRPALPVRLKAGCKINLYLRITGVRENGYHELDTLFYPLSEPSDTLDIEEGAAGSGLTLVCERADLCTERNTLHKAWRVFAETTGFRPDLRLTLTKGVPDGAGLGGGSADAAAFLNFLNASAGKVALNDEELNEVAARIGADVPFFLKNVPARATGIGEILVPCEVDLSGFTLLLACPPEHVSTPWAFKAWDDRYANKMDIDATERLTLSAHMFTRPSSRALWLFNSFESVVFAAFPKLRAYKGSLIRHGAAAVVMSGSGASLFALYREMEKAMQASESLMREGVKTFIHHL; encoded by the coding sequence ATGACCGATTCCGCATCCTTACCGCAGGATACACAGTCTGCTACGCGCCCCGCTCTGCCTGTCCGGCTCAAGGCGGGATGCAAGATCAATCTGTACTTGCGCATTACCGGAGTTCGCGAGAACGGCTACCATGAACTGGACACCCTGTTCTACCCGTTGTCCGAACCGTCAGATACACTTGATATCGAAGAAGGGGCCGCAGGCAGCGGCCTCACCCTTGTCTGCGAACGTGCCGACCTGTGCACGGAACGCAACACCCTGCACAAGGCGTGGCGCGTGTTCGCCGAAACGACAGGTTTCCGCCCCGACCTGCGCCTGACCCTGACCAAAGGAGTACCGGACGGTGCCGGTCTTGGCGGGGGCAGTGCCGATGCCGCCGCCTTTCTGAATTTTCTCAACGCGTCAGCGGGCAAGGTAGCCCTCAATGATGAAGAGCTTAACGAAGTTGCCGCCCGCATAGGTGCGGATGTGCCCTTCTTTCTGAAAAACGTGCCCGCCCGGGCAACGGGAATAGGCGAAATACTCGTGCCCTGCGAAGTGGACCTTTCCGGGTTTACGCTTCTGCTCGCCTGTCCGCCGGAACACGTCTCCACGCCATGGGCGTTCAAGGCGTGGGATGATAGATACGCAAATAAAATGGACATTGATGCAACAGAGCGGTTGACATTGTCCGCCCATATGTTTACAAGACCCTCCTCTCGTGCCTTGTGGCTTTTTAACAGCTTTGAATCGGTGGTATTTGCGGCCTTTCCGAAGCTGCGGGCGTACAAGGGATCACTCATCAGACATGGCGCCGCCGCGGTTGTGATGAGTGGAAGCGGCGCAAGCCTCTTCGCCTTGTACAGAGAGATGGAAAAGGCAATGCAAGCGTCTGAGTCCCTCATGCGAGAGGGAGTCAAGACCTTCATCCACCACCTGTAA